A genomic region of Polypterus senegalus isolate Bchr_013 chromosome 17, ASM1683550v1, whole genome shotgun sequence contains the following coding sequences:
- the LOC120517401 gene encoding myeloid-associated differentiation marker-like protein 2 yields MARKEGIYSKWKAADDVPKLSPVPLFSGTQPVSSAGNMDSHSGPYLNVNAIASPVGVARLWQIIFGCVTVSLVAHQAGFSAAYGTFCMFVWCFCFAMTICIFTLEFTRLHTYLRISWDNFTISFAMLATLMYVTASVVYPVYLLQNECPYNNCEVRNYRIAVTIFSCLAFFAYAAEVFLTRAKPGQIVGYMATVSGLLKIVEAFVACIIFGALVNGSQYNRHIATQYCVVVYSLCFALTVIVVCMTVSGKTASLKCPFDRLVVIYTFLAVLLYTSTAVIWPVFCFDKKYGSPSRPYGCQRGKCPWDSQLVVAIFTYINLLLYIADLVYSQRIRFISQP; encoded by the coding sequence GCTGCAGATGATGTCCCGAAGCTGAGCCCTGTACCATTGTTCTCTGGAACACAACCTGTCTCCTCTGCTGGCAACATGGATTCACACAGTGGGCCGTACCTAAATGTGAATGCTATAGCGTCCCCAGTTGGTGTGGCTCGTTTGTGGCAAATCATTTTTGGCTGTGTCACAGTAAGCTTGGTGGCCCATCAAGCAGGCTTCAGTGCAGCATATGGGACATTCTGCATGTTTGTGTGGTGCTTTtgttttgctatgacaatttgTATATTCACCCTGGAGTTCACTCGGCTACACACCTATCTCAGAATCTCCTGGGACAATTTCACCATCTCTTTCGCAATGTTGGCAACGCTAATGTATGTGACGGCCTCAGTGGTTTACCCAGTTTATTTGCTGCAGAATGAATGTCCATATAATAACTGTGAGGTACGAAATTATCGCATAGCAGTGACCATTTTCTCTTGTTTGGCCTTCTTTGCATATGCAGCTGAAGTTTTCCTCACCAGAGCAAAGCCTGGCCAAATTGTGGGCTACATGGCCACAGTGTCGGGTCTTCTGAAGATTGTTGAGGCCTTTGTGGCTTGCATCATCTTTGGAGCACTTGTCAATGGAAGCCAGTACAACCGCCATATAGCCACCCAGTACTGTGTAGTGGTATACAGTCTTTGCTTTGCTCTCACGGTTATTGTGGTCTGCATGACTGTCTCTGGTAAAACTGCCTCACTAAAGTGCCCCTTCGACCGACTTGTGGTGATCTATACCTTCTTAGCTGTCTTGTTGTACACAAGCACAGCAGTCATCTGGCCAGTGTTTTGCTTTGATAAGAAATATGGCAGTCCAAGTCGGCCCTATGGCTGCCAAAGAGGAAAATGTCCATGGGATAGCCAACTGGTGGTGGCCATCTTTACCTACATCAACCTTCTCCTCTATATAGCTGATCTGGTTTACTCTCAGAGGATTCGATTTATTAGCCAACCCTaa